One window from the genome of Glycine soja cultivar W05 chromosome 12, ASM419377v2, whole genome shotgun sequence encodes:
- the LOC114379080 gene encoding N-carbamoylputrescine amidase-like — MEKGRTVVVSALQFACTDDVSTNIATAERLIRAAHKQGANIILIQELFEGYYFCQAQRVDFFQRAKPHKDHPTILRMQKLAKELGVVIPVSFFEEANNAHYNSIAIIDSDGTDLGIYRKSHIPDGPGYEEKFYFNPGDTGFKVFQTKFAKIGVAICWDQWFPEAARAMVLQGAEILFYPTAIGSEPHDGSIDSRDHWKRVMQGHAGANLVPLVASNRIGKEIIETEHGKTEITFYGNSFIAGPTGEIVSVADDKEEAVLIAQFDLDKIKSTRHCWGVFRDRRPDLYKVLLTLDGNNPVQ; from the exons ATGGAGAAGGGTAGAACCGTGGTGGTGTCTGCTTTGCAGTTTGCATGCACCGATGATGTCTCAACTAATATCGCCACCGCCGAGAG GCTAATTAGAGCTGCACATAAACAGGGTGCGAACATCATTCTGATTCAG GAGCTCTTTGAAGGTTATTACTTCTGTCAGGCACAAAGAGTGGATTTCTTTCAAAGAGCTAAGCCACATAAGGACCATCCCACAATCCTCag AATGCAGAAACTTGCAAAAGAGTTAGGTGTAGTCATACCAGTTAGCTTCTTTGAGGAGGCAAACAATGCACATTATAATTCAATAGCCATAATTGATTCTGATGGAACTGATCTTGGGATTTATAGAAAGTCCCATATTCCAGATGGACCAG GTTACGAGGAAAAGTTCTATTTTAATCCAGGTGACACTGGATTTAAG GTTTTCCAGACTAAATTTGCAAAGATTGGAGTTG CTATTTGCTGGGATCAGTGGTTTCCTGAGGCAGCCCGAGCAATGGTGCTTCAAGGTGCTGAGATTCTATTTTATCCTACTGCTATTGGGTCTGAACCTCATGATGGAAGCATTGACTCTCGTGACCACTGGAAACGAGTAATGCAAGGACATGCTGGGGCCAATTTG GTACCTCTTGTGGCTTCAAATAGGATAGGAAAGGAGATAATAGAGACTGAACATGGAAAAACTGAGATAACATTTTACGGAAACTCCTTCATAGCAG GACCTACAGGAGAAATTGTTTCAGTTGCTGATGATAAAGAGGAAGCTGTTCTTATTGCTCAGTTTGATCTGGACAAGATCAAATCAACGAGGCATTGTTGGGGGGTATTCCGTGATAGGCGTCCTGATCTATATAAGGTGCTTTTAACATTAGATGGCAACAATCCCGTCCAATGA